TCCTCGAGTACATGAACACCGTGGAGGGATACGCCAAGCACATCGTGACCATCGAGGACCCGATCGAGTTCCGCATGAAGAGCAAGCACTGCGTGATCGACCAGCGCGAGGTGGGCACCGACGTCCACGACTACACCGCCGGCCTGCGCGCGGCCCTGCGCCAGATGGCGCACGTGATCTTCGTCGGCGAGATGCGCGACCGCGCCACGATCGAGATCGCCCTGACCGCGGCCGAGACGGGCAACGTCGTGATCAGCACCCTGGCCACGCAGTCCGCGGCCAAGACCATCAACCGCATCATCGACGTCTTCCCGATCCAGGACCAGGAGGAGGTGCGCACGCGGCTGGCCCTGACGCTGCGCTGCGTGATCTCCCAGGTGCTGCTGCGCAAGCGCGACGGCCTGGGCCGCGTCGCCGCCCGCGAGGTGCTGTTCGTCACCAGCCCGGTGGCCAACCAGATCCGCGAGGGCAAGGTCCACATGATCAACAACGTCATCTCCAGCGGCTCGTCCGAGGGGATGTGCCTGCTGGACGACTCCCTGCTGCGCCTCTACCGCGAGGGCCTGGTCGACGCGGCCAC
Above is a genomic segment from bacterium containing:
- a CDS encoding PilT/PilU family type 4a pilus ATPase, producing FDCARFRANVFQQRGSVSAVLRHVPLEIPRFSTIGLQESLVKRMINIPNGLILVTGPTGSGKSTTLASILEYMNTVEGYAKHIVTIEDPIEFRMKSKHCVIDQREVGTDVHDYTAGLRAALRQMAHVIFVGEMRDRATIEIALTAAETGNVVISTLATQSAAKTINRIIDVFPIQDQEEVRTRLALTLRCVISQVLLRKRDGLGRVAAREVLFVTSPVANQIREGKVHMINNVISSGSSEGMCLLDDSLLRLYREGLVDAATVLPRFIDPEKARQIVTG